In one Bradyrhizobium cosmicum genomic region, the following are encoded:
- a CDS encoding xanthine dehydrogenase family protein molybdopterin-binding subunit: MSRLGMVSRRAVLVGAGAVAGGLVVGVYFFERFRVNARLKDGLDKGQLMLTPYVRIGEDGVTIITPRADLGQGAYSVQAALVAEELDIAWSDIKVDPGAPSSVYYNGKVLKEGLPIAATSVLLGPVAEAISQAGGKFLSLQWTGGSSTVADAYDRLRIAGATARELLLRAAAKQTGIARADLKTRDGAVIAPNGRALSYASLAGIAATLEVPADVKLRERKDWRYLGKSMPRLDMVAKCTGTATFGIDIRLPGMVYATVCTNPHLGGTLRSYDASRAAKARGVLKIVPVKGGVGIIADNTWRAFQAAKLIGFDWGEASYPASSAAMFEEVRASFIPERRDSRCKDDGDVDAALAGAKVIEAEYCVPYLAHAPLEPMNAVVQLKDGRLDIWTGTQAPVFLVKMARKLTGLAAEDIHLHALPSGGSFGRRLENDYVRQGVELAMAYQGRPIKMTWTREEDMTHDFPRPLAVARMRGAVKDGKLDACDLAIAAPSVTSSQFGRLGLHMPGPDMAIVAGAWDQPFRIPNYRVTGYRVPELVRVSSWRSVGASGNAFLHECCLDELIQIAGADPLHERLRLCSHAPSRRVLDEVRRMSCWDSKPGPGRARGLAFTLSFGVPVAEVIEVEKINDAIRIARVFVAAEVGVVLDPDNLKNQVEGAVVWALGHAMNAELTFANGRAVQTNYHEYEGMRLYQAPEIEVVALETTGETGIRGIGEPAVPPAAPALANAIFAATGIRARQLPLIKTEGIRFV, from the coding sequence GTGAGCCGCCTCGGCATGGTCTCTCGGCGTGCCGTGCTCGTCGGGGCGGGCGCGGTCGCCGGCGGCCTCGTTGTCGGCGTTTATTTTTTCGAGCGATTTCGCGTAAATGCGCGGTTGAAGGACGGTCTGGACAAGGGGCAGCTCATGCTGACGCCCTATGTGCGGATCGGAGAGGACGGTGTCACGATCATCACGCCGCGTGCCGATCTCGGCCAGGGAGCCTATTCCGTGCAGGCGGCACTGGTCGCCGAAGAGCTGGATATCGCGTGGAGCGACATCAAGGTCGATCCGGGGGCGCCGAGCTCGGTCTACTACAACGGCAAGGTTCTCAAGGAGGGGCTTCCGATTGCGGCGACCAGCGTGCTTCTCGGTCCGGTGGCGGAGGCGATCAGCCAGGCCGGCGGCAAGTTCCTCAGTCTTCAATGGACCGGCGGCTCGTCGACGGTGGCCGATGCTTACGACCGGCTGCGCATCGCCGGTGCGACCGCGCGCGAACTGCTGCTTCGCGCGGCGGCGAAGCAGACCGGTATTGCAAGGGCTGATCTCAAGACGCGGGACGGTGCGGTCATCGCGCCGAATGGTCGCGCGCTCAGCTATGCATCGCTGGCCGGGATTGCGGCCACGCTGGAGGTGCCGGCCGACGTCAAGCTCAGGGAACGCAAGGATTGGCGTTATCTCGGCAAGTCCATGCCGCGGCTCGACATGGTCGCCAAGTGCACGGGCACCGCCACCTTCGGCATCGATATCCGCCTGCCCGGCATGGTCTACGCCACGGTCTGCACCAATCCCCATCTCGGCGGCACCCTGCGGAGCTACGACGCTTCCAGGGCTGCGAAGGCGAGGGGCGTCCTCAAGATCGTGCCAGTCAAGGGCGGTGTCGGTATCATCGCCGACAACACCTGGCGCGCCTTCCAGGCGGCGAAGCTCATCGGGTTCGATTGGGGCGAGGCGTCCTATCCAGCGAGCAGCGCGGCGATGTTCGAGGAGGTGAGGGCCTCCTTCATCCCGGAGCGCCGCGACAGTCGCTGCAAGGACGACGGCGACGTCGATGCCGCGCTCGCCGGCGCGAAGGTGATCGAGGCCGAATACTGCGTGCCCTATCTCGCCCATGCGCCGCTCGAGCCGATGAACGCAGTAGTCCAGCTCAAGGACGGTCGCCTCGACATCTGGACGGGGACGCAGGCTCCCGTGTTTCTGGTGAAGATGGCGCGAAAGCTGACCGGGCTTGCCGCCGAGGACATTCATCTTCACGCTTTGCCGAGCGGCGGCAGCTTCGGCCGGCGCCTGGAAAACGACTATGTGCGTCAGGGCGTCGAGCTCGCGATGGCCTATCAGGGCCGGCCGATCAAGATGACGTGGACGCGCGAAGAGGACATGACGCACGATTTCCCGCGTCCGCTCGCTGTCGCCCGCATGCGCGGAGCGGTGAAGGACGGAAAGCTCGACGCCTGCGACCTCGCCATCGCCGCGCCATCGGTGACGTCGTCGCAATTCGGCCGGCTGGGCCTGCACATGCCGGGACCCGACATGGCGATCGTCGCCGGTGCCTGGGATCAGCCGTTCAGGATTCCCAACTACCGGGTCACGGGCTATCGGGTGCCCGAGTTGGTGCGCGTCAGTTCCTGGCGCTCGGTCGGCGCGTCCGGCAACGCCTTCCTGCACGAATGCTGTCTCGACGAGTTGATCCAAATAGCCGGCGCCGATCCGCTCCACGAGCGGCTCCGGCTGTGCTCGCACGCTCCGTCGCGCAGGGTCCTCGACGAGGTCCGCAGGATGTCGTGCTGGGACAGCAAGCCCGGCCCTGGCCGCGCCCGGGGCCTCGCGTTTACGCTCTCGTTCGGTGTGCCCGTCGCCGAAGTGATCGAGGTCGAGAAGATCAATGATGCGATCAGGATTGCGCGTGTCTTCGTCGCGGCCGAGGTCGGGGTGGTGCTCGATCCCGATAATCTGAAAAATCAGGTCGAAGGCGCCGTGGTCTGGGCTCTCGGGCATGCGATGAACGCCGAGCTCACCTTTGCCAACGGCCGTGCGGTTCAGACCAATTATCACGAGTACGAGGGCATGCGCCTCTACCAGGCTCCAGAGATCGAGGTCGTGGCGTTGGAGACCACCGGCGAGACGGGAATCCGCGGCATCGGCGAGCCGGCTGTTCCTCCGGCCGCGCCCGCGCTTGCCAACGCCATCTTTGCCGCGACCGGAATTCGTGCGCGCCAATTGCCGCTGATCAAGACCGAGGGCATCAGGTTCGTCTGA
- a CDS encoding carboxymuconolactone decarboxylase family protein, translating into MARLPLIDPETTSGDIRASFDRMPVKLNIFRMMAHAEANMIPAMRLGNSILHKQKLSAVNRELLILQAAQLEGGAYEWRQHVPIALGVGCTQGQVDAVERSEYDSAALSESERALLKFGREVVENVRVPEATFAAARKHFSDQEIVESIVALGFYMMMARLTEATETDLDPAAGMKVYDGGKK; encoded by the coding sequence GTGGCAAGGCTGCCCCTGATTGATCCGGAGACGACGAGCGGCGACATCCGCGCCTCGTTCGACCGCATGCCGGTCAAGCTCAACATCTTTCGCATGATGGCCCACGCCGAGGCCAACATGATCCCGGCGATGCGGCTCGGCAATTCGATCCTGCACAAGCAGAAGCTCAGCGCGGTCAACCGCGAGCTCTTGATCCTCCAGGCCGCCCAGCTCGAGGGCGGCGCCTATGAATGGCGCCAGCACGTGCCGATCGCGCTCGGTGTCGGCTGCACGCAAGGCCAGGTCGATGCGGTGGAGCGCAGCGAATACGATTCCGCAGCGCTGAGCGAGTCCGAGCGTGCGCTGCTGAAGTTCGGCCGCGAGGTCGTCGAGAACGTCCGCGTGCCCGAAGCGACCTTCGCCGCGGCGCGAAAACATTTCAGCGATCAGGAGATCGTCGAATCCATCGTCGCTCTCGGCTTCTACATGATGATGGCGCGCCTGACTGAAGCGACCGAGACCGATCTCGATCCCGCGGCCGGCATGAAGGTCTATGACGGCGGCAAGAAGTAA
- a CDS encoding SDR family NAD(P)-dependent oxidoreductase encodes MTDSESKTERYVRPPSAESLGEAPGRGRMKGRRILIVGGGQRVFDPATDPVGNGRAMSILCAREGAKVAVADLNRSSAQQTVKHITDEGGEGFAIAADVTNEADVVRMIEEAHRAMGGLDGMVLNIGTFGKVGLDNVSPEEWNGIYDVNVRGPMLCCRAALPRFDNGGAIVFISSIAALKAGSQMAVYDSSKAALGGLMRNIAHLGSRRGIRANLVYPGLVDTPNGREAGAGRPNRGKGHVPFGRQATAWEIAYAVLFFLSDESVYVTAQTLAVDSGLSGM; translated from the coding sequence ATGACGGACAGCGAGAGCAAGACGGAGCGCTACGTCCGCCCGCCCAGCGCGGAGTCGCTGGGCGAAGCGCCGGGCCGGGGGCGCATGAAGGGACGCCGCATTCTGATCGTCGGCGGTGGCCAGCGCGTGTTCGATCCCGCCACCGATCCGGTCGGCAACGGCCGCGCCATGAGCATCCTGTGTGCCCGCGAGGGCGCGAAGGTTGCGGTCGCCGATCTCAACCGCAGCTCGGCCCAGCAGACCGTCAAGCACATCACCGACGAAGGCGGCGAGGGCTTCGCCATCGCTGCCGACGTGACGAACGAAGCCGACGTCGTCCGCATGATCGAGGAAGCCCACCGCGCCATGGGCGGTCTCGACGGCATGGTGCTGAACATCGGCACCTTCGGCAAGGTTGGGCTCGACAACGTCAGCCCCGAGGAGTGGAACGGGATCTACGACGTCAACGTCCGCGGCCCCATGCTGTGCTGCCGCGCCGCGCTACCGAGATTCGATAATGGCGGTGCCATCGTCTTCATCTCGTCGATCGCCGCGCTGAAGGCGGGATCCCAGATGGCCGTGTACGATTCCTCCAAGGCCGCGCTCGGCGGCCTGATGCGCAACATCGCCCATCTCGGATCGCGCCGCGGCATCCGCGCCAACCTCGTCTATCCCGGCCTCGTCGACACCCCCAACGGCCGCGAAGCCGGCGCCGGCCGTCCCAACCGCGGCAAGGGCCACGTCCCCTTCGGCCGCCAGGCCACAGCGTGGGAGATCGCCTATGCGGTGCTGTTCTTCCTGTCGGACGAAAGTGTCTACGTCACGGCACAGACGCTGGCGGTGGATAGCGGCCTGAGCGGGATGTAA
- a CDS encoding (2Fe-2S)-binding protein, translating into MRVIWVDGESHSVDVEDDMPLLWVLRDELGCTGPKYGCGIAMCGACTVHVDDRPVRSCSLRIGDLANEAKVVTIAGLGTPHALHAVQAAWIEHQVAQCGYCQPGQIMAAAALLNARIKGKPLSSDRQLDDQIDRVMSANLCRCGTYTRIRAAIRTAARKLQEQQP; encoded by the coding sequence ATGCGCGTGATTTGGGTCGACGGAGAGTCGCACAGCGTGGATGTCGAGGACGACATGCCCCTGTTGTGGGTGCTGCGCGACGAGCTTGGTTGCACCGGTCCGAAATATGGCTGCGGCATCGCGATGTGCGGCGCGTGCACGGTGCATGTCGACGACCGGCCGGTGCGGTCGTGCTCGCTCAGGATCGGCGACCTCGCGAACGAGGCCAAGGTCGTCACGATCGCTGGGCTGGGAACGCCGCATGCGCTGCATGCCGTTCAGGCGGCATGGATCGAGCATCAGGTGGCGCAATGCGGCTATTGCCAGCCGGGGCAGATCATGGCTGCCGCCGCTCTGCTGAATGCCAGGATCAAGGGCAAGCCGCTATCGTCTGACCGACAGCTCGACGATCAGATCGATCGCGTGATGTCGGCAAATCTTTGTCGCTGCGGCACCTACACCCGCATTCGCGCCGCGATCAGGACCGCAGCTCGGAAGCTGCAGGAACAACAGCCGTGA
- a CDS encoding TetR/AcrR family transcriptional regulator: MAVHTSSTAETAAPTTRERILSEALDLFAQSGYGGASMRELARRVGIRESSLYNHFSGKAAILEAIVSEHGPASSASRLEEPRYKQLARQPAAFCRQFALDLVEQWSDPREHQFQKVITAERNRVPGIRAKFADHFYAREQSMMTDYFRGFALAGLVSTPDPRETARLFAAGLIYIRLEHYVMGAAPSPRAKVIEAIDRYLAFFLSLIAAGNDEANKKRKPKGETRGKAAPD; this comes from the coding sequence ATGGCTGTCCACACCTCCAGCACGGCGGAAACGGCTGCGCCCACCACCCGCGAGCGCATCCTGAGCGAAGCACTCGATCTGTTCGCGCAGAGCGGCTATGGCGGCGCCTCGATGCGCGAGCTGGCGCGCCGCGTCGGCATCCGCGAGAGCAGCCTCTACAACCATTTCTCCGGCAAGGCCGCTATCTTGGAGGCGATCGTCAGCGAGCACGGCCCGGCGAGTTCGGCGAGCCGGCTGGAAGAGCCGCGCTACAAGCAGCTTGCGCGCCAGCCCGCCGCGTTCTGTCGGCAGTTTGCATTGGACCTCGTCGAGCAATGGTCCGATCCGCGCGAGCACCAGTTCCAGAAGGTGATCACCGCCGAGCGCAACCGCGTGCCCGGCATCCGCGCCAAGTTCGCCGATCATTTCTACGCGCGCGAGCAGAGCATGATGACGGACTATTTCCGCGGCTTTGCGCTCGCTGGCCTCGTCTCGACGCCCGACCCGCGCGAGACCGCGCGGCTGTTCGCCGCCGGCCTGATCTACATCCGCCTCGAACATTACGTGATGGGCGCGGCGCCGTCGCCGCGGGCCAAGGTGATCGAGGCGATCGACCGCTACCTCGCCTTCTTCCTGTCGCTGATCGCGGCGGGCAACGACGAAGCCAACAAGAAAAGAAAACCCAAGGGAGAAACGCGTGGCAAGGCTGCCCCTGATTGA